The Salvia miltiorrhiza cultivar Shanhuang (shh) chromosome 1, IMPLAD_Smil_shh, whole genome shotgun sequence genome has a window encoding:
- the LOC131005064 gene encoding probable CCR4-associated factor 1 homolog 6 yields the protein MSLLPKSDSIHIREVWADNLEEEFELIREIVDEYPYIAMDTEFPGVVLRPVGNFKNSSDYHYQTLKDNVDLLKLIQLGLTFSDEKGNLPTCGTDKYCIWQFNFCEFDPNEDVFANDSIELLRQSGIDFGRNSEKGMDARRFGELLMSSGIVLNDNVYWVTFHSGYDFGYLLKLLTCQNLPETQAGFFSLINIYFPVLYDIKHLMKFSNSLHGGLNKLAELLEVERVGVCHQAGSDSLLTSCTFRKLKETFFSGSLERYSGVLYGLGAENGLNTYSS from the coding sequence ATGTCCCTTCTACCCAAGAGCGATTCAATCCATATTAGGGAGGTTTGGGCCGACAACTTGGAGGAGGAATTTGAGTTGATACGAGAAATCGTTGATGAGTATCCGTACATTGCTATGGACACAGAGTTTCCTGGAGTTGTGCTCCGACCAGTTGGCAATTTCAAGAACTCCAGTGATTACCATTACCAGACGTTGAAAGACAATGTTGATTTGTTGAAGCTGATCCAGTTAGGGCTAACATTTTCAGACGAGAAAGGGAATTTGCCCACTTGTGGAACGGACAAGTACTGTATTTGGCAGTTCAATTTCTGTGAGTTTGATCCAAACGAGGATGTGTTTGCAAATGATTCAATTGAATTGTTGCGCCAGAGTGGCATCGACTTTGGTAGGAATAGCGAGAAGGGCATGGATGCCAGACGTTTTGGGGAGCTCCTGATGTCGTCTGGGATTGTGTTGAATGATAATGTGTACTGGGTGACTTTCCACAGCGGATATGATTTTGGGTACTTGCTTAAGCTCTTGACTTGCCAGAACTTGCCCGAGACACAGGCGGGATTCTTCAGTTTGatcaatatatattttccaGTTCTATACGACATCAAGCATTTGATGAAGTTCTCCAACAGCCTCCATGGCGGGTTGAACAAGCTAGCCGAGTTGTTGGAAGTGGAGAGAGTCGGGGTGTGTCATCAAGCGGGTTCGGATAGCTTGCTCACATCTTGCACCTTCAGGAAGCTGAAGGAGACCTTCTTTAGCGGCTCGCTAGAGAGGTACTCTGGTGTGTTGTATGGCTTAGGTGCTGAGAATGGACTCAATACATATAGCAGCTGA
- the LOC131005065 gene encoding factor of DNA methylation 5-like, with the protein MGSSRVDVEMGNSSREEFEDLNDDSQMNEYKQLSYKLFHFQTYRLFRGSNGEFGCPFCSYKECRYTHLLLHAVQVAEGHEPGKKRANHYAMARYLAIDLAHQLKAEADQLSWSSEDGKLMTKGEIDKVRLHHLERKVNELIAKVRQSSDELQGVRTELIKGLNDIPRGNNDEIGIRFIQEIDTKVLVTEMEKKGLSSISAAEKGDELRLVWQEILKNSEWYPYQIIQDANGKRKIVLKEDDPSLKDLKKRWCQEIHDAVVEALNASELWNLKENRKAKLDEVISYILEALRVRDVSKMGATSGTNTSRIKEHSEINNSHEEFDIAEHKDKTYKLLKSCTYQVRGPCGQLRCPFCSVEEDRNYSHLLRHAFMVAEDSSESAEQRATHLALLKYLVIDLQHNAAEPPPQSTRPAPSGEDDLEIVEETRQVDTKRKRQRVGDDTNALQLKNLLKQIQDSHFSYQNLAAREQKSNAKLKGAWNEVIKGLNDIQIGNNAGIGVKQIGELDVDVFKRACGDTKGGVELCSTWQEKLKDPQWRPFWNIEDDTGNLKEVVDEEDETLRGLKHDWGDEVYNAIVTALKELHEYSPGRCNTGAQIWNLKENRKAELDQVIRYVFTQLMPQNRKRRASTRARRGTMKDDDNWEVEKVKKVVKRRLGRYQNPKPLSMEMISQYFGMPIAQASAKLGIGRQRLNRRCRELKIPRWPHTKKLGLEIRNKNVPNSGSGSGSNSNSDSDSDDHIPLSRKYALKK; encoded by the exons ATGGGAAGCTCAAGGGTTGATGTTGAGATGGGGAACAGTTCAAGGGAGGAGTTCGAAGACCTTAACGACGACTCACAGATGAATGAATACAAACAACTGAGTTATAAGCTTTTCCATTTTCAAACATACAGATTATTTAGGGGCTCCAATGGTGAGTTTGGATGCCCCTTTTGTTCCTACAAAGAATGTCGCTACACTCATCTTCTCTTACATGCTGTTCAAGTGGCTGAGGGTCACGAACCGGGGAAGAAGAGAGCAAATCATTACGCCATGGCTAGATACTTGGCTATTGATCTTGCCCATCAACTCAAAGCAGAAGCTGATCAACTTTCATGGAGCAGTGAAGATGGAAAGCTGATGACCAag GGAGAGATAGATAAGGTTCGGCTTCATCACCTAGAAAGAAAGGTGAATGAGTTAATCGCAAAAGTGCGACAAAGCAGTGATGAGTTGCAAGGTGTACGCACAGAACTCATAAAG GGCTTGAATGATATTCCCAGAGGCAATAATGATGAAATCGGGATTAGATTTATTCAAGAAATTGATACCAAAGTCTTGGTCACCGAAATGGAGAAGAAGGGATTATCCTCGATATCCGCTGCGGAGAAAGGAGATGAGCTGCGTTTGGTGTGGCAggaaattcttaaaaattcCGAGTGGTATCCGTATCAAATCATTCAAGATGCCAACGGGAAACGCAAG ATAGTGCTGAAGGAGGATGACCCATCACTGAAAGATCTCAAGAAAAGATGGTGCCAAGAAATTCATGATGCAGTTGTCGAAGCCCTGAATGCTTCGGAGCTGTGGAACTTGAAAGAAAATAGGAAGGCGAAGCTTGATGAAGTCATTAGCTACATCCTTGAAGCACTCAGAGTGAGAG ATGTTTCTAAGATGGGAGCCACTTCTGGAACCAATACTTCAAGAATCAAAGAGCACAGCGAGATCAACAATTCACATGAAGAATTTGACATTGCTGAACACAAAGACAAAACCTATAAGCTATTGAAATCATGCACTTACCAAGTGAGGGGCCCTTGTGGTCAACTTAGATGCCCCTTCTGCTCTGTTGAGGAAGACCGAAAttacagccatcttcttcgaCATGCATTCATGGTAGCTGAGGACTCCTCAGAGAGCGCAGAGCAGCGAGCAACGCATTTGGCATTGCTTAAATACTTGGTTATTGACCTACAACATAATGCTGCGGAACCACCACCTCAAAGCACAAGACCTGCACCAAGTGGTGAAGATGACTTGGAAATTGTGGAAG AAACGCGTCAGGTGGATACGAAGCGCAAGAGACAGAGAGTGGGTGATGATACTAATGCACTGCAGCTCAAGAATCTGTTGAAGCAGATCCAAGATTCACATTTTTCATACCAGAATCTGGCTGCAAGAGAGCAAAAAAGTAATGCTAAGTTGAAAGGGGCATGGAACGAAGTAATAAAG GGCTTGAATGATATCCAAATTGGCAATAACGCTGGCATCGGCGTAAAGCAGATAGGCGAGCTTGATGTGGATGTATTCAAGAGAGCTTGCGGAGACACTAAAGGTGGTGTTGAACTATGCTCTACATGGCAAGAAAAGCTTAAAGATCCACAATGGCGTCCATTTTGGAATATTGAAGATGATACGGGGAACCTTAAG GAAGTGGTGGACGAGGAGGATGAAACGCTTCGCGGTCTGAAGCACGATTGGGGTGATGAAGTTTACAATGCGATTGTGACAGCTCTCAAGGAACTCCATGAGTACAGCCCAGGCAGATGCAATACCGGTGCTCAGATATGGAACTTGAAGGAAAACCGAAAGGCGGAACTTGATCAAGTCATCCGCTATGTCTTCACACAATTGATGCCACAGAATCGGAAGAGAAGAGCAAGCACAAGAGCACGGAGAGGTACGATGAAAGATGATGACAACTGGGAAGTAGAAAAGGTCAAGAAAGTAGTTAAGAGAAGGTTAGGGAGATACCAAAATCCCAAGCCATTATCAATGGAAATGATTTCCCAGTATTTCGGCATGCCGATTGCTCAAGCATCAGCTAAGCTCGGTATAGGGAGACAGCGCTTGAATAGAAGGTGCAGGGAGTTAAAGATCCCGAGATGGCCACACACAAAAAAGCTCGGCTTAGAAATCCGAAACAAGAATGTTCCCAACTCAGGCTCCGGCTCCGGCTCCAACTCCAACTCCGACTCCGACTCTGATGATCATATTCCATTAAGTAGGAAGTATGCACTCAAGAAATGA
- the LOC131011649 gene encoding uncharacterized protein LOC131011649, whose product MSDINKREFTELALDGGNYLTWALDVEIYLASCDLSDAIVPDSSCSSAQKAKALIFLRHHLNKDLKNEYLTEKDPVVLWQSLKDRFDQQKAIILPQAQYDWLNLRFQDFKSVIEYNSTLHRIVSQLKLCKQEVTEIDLIEKTLSTFHASNLVLQQQYRAKNYTRHSELISALLVAEKHNQLLMRNHNARPVGSQAVPEAHATTYRGGRGRGRGKANWSQRGGRGWSYRGGRGRGRGYNHIARFQSHGKGSHKTSHPQEASTSHQTPETQQTCYRCGCDGHWSRTCRTAKHLVEAYQMLQKNKKGKKIRSEIHHASLPEANLEFNADDDDLMQLDLEDYGDQK is encoded by the coding sequence ATGTCTGATATCAACAAAAGAGAATTCACCGAGCTTGCTCTTGATGGTGGTAACTATTTGACTTGGGCTTTGGATGTTGAAATATACCTCGCCTCATGTGATTTGAGTGACGCTATAGTTCCAGATTCTTCATGTAGCTCCGCCCAGAAGGCGAAAGCTTTGATTTTCTTGCGTCATCATTTGAATAAGGACTTAAAAAATGAGTACCTTACTGAAAAGGACCCTGTTGTACTATGGCAATCCCTGAAGGATCgctttgatcaacaaaaggccATTATTCTCCCTCAGGCACAATATGATTGGCTGAATTTACGCTTTCAGGATTTCAAGTCCGTGATTGAGTACAATTCTACCTTACACCGTATTGTGTCACAGCTGAAACTCTGTAAGCAAGAAGTTACAGAGATTGATTTGATAGAGAAGACTCTATCTACTTTTCATGCCAGTAACCTTGTACTCCAGCAGCAGTACAGAGCCAAGAATTATACTAGGCATTCAGAACTCATTTCTGCTTTACTTGTAGCAGAGAAACATAATCAGCTTTTGATGAGAAACCACAATGCAAGACCAGTTGGTTCACAAGCAGTGCCTGAAGCACATGCTACCACTTATAGAGGTGGTCGAGGGAGAGGCCGAGGAAAAGCGAATTGGTCACAACGTGGTGGAAGAGGTTGGTCCTATAGAGGAGGTCGAGGTCGAGGTCGTGGATACAATCATATTGCTAGATTCCAAAGTCATGGAAAAGGATCTCATAAGACATCGCATCCACAAGAAGCAAGTACATCTCATCAAACTCCAGAAACACAACAAACTTGTTACAGGTGTGGGTGCGATGGTCATTGGAGTCGTACATGTCGCACCGCCAAGCACCTCGTTGAAGCATATCAAATGTTGCAAAAGAACAAGAAAGGCAAGAAAATTCGAAGTGAAATACATCATGCCAGTTTGCCTGAAGCAAATTTGGAGTTtaatgccgatgatgatgatttaaTGCAACTTGATCTTGAAGATTATGGAGATCAAAAGTAA